The sequence below is a genomic window from Nicotiana tomentosiformis chromosome 6, ASM39032v3, whole genome shotgun sequence.
TGCAACAGCAACAACCTCCAATCAAGCATGGGAGACTCTACAACAAGAATATTTGGGCAACAAGAAGGTAATTACTGTGAAATTACAAATACTTCATCGTGAATTTGAAACTTTAGCCATGAAAGACAAAGAGTCTGTGCAAGAATTTATGTCTAGAGTTTCTAGAATTGTTAATCATATGAAAACCTATGGTGAAAGTATTAACAATGAAATTGTTGTAAGTGAAGTGTTGAGAAGTTTAACAAAAAGTTTTGACCATGTTGTTGCTGCAATAGAAGAATTTAAGGACCTATCTGCTTACAGTTTTGATGAACTAATGAGTTCATTGTTAGCCCATGAAGTTCGAATCAGTAGGTCCTATGAAAAGGTGGACGAGAAAGCTTTTCAGGTGAAGGGGGAGCCTCTTTACAAGGTGAAATCAGAATTTTTTTGTGGCCGAGGCAGAGGAAGAGGTGGCTATCGTGGTCGAGGTCGTGGCAGCGGCAAAGGAAGAGGTCAATTTGGCGATCAGCATCAAAACAGAAACAACATTCAATGTCGATATTGTAAGAAGTTGGGCCACATAAAAGCTAATTGCTGGACCAAGCAGAGGGATGAAGAAAAGCAAGCAAAATTCACAGAGTAAAAGCAAGCAAATATCACAGAGGAAGTTGAAGAGGGGAGTAAGTTATTCATGACCCAATCTCCTATTAATGATGAACTTAATGGAGTGTGGTTCATGGACAGTGGTGCCTCAAACCATTTGTCTGGAATGAGGTCACTGTTTAAAGAACTTGATGAGTCCCAAAAAGGTGAGGTCCGACTTGGAGACAACAAGCCGATGAAGGTTGAAGGGAAAGGTACAATTGCCATCAAAATCACACATGGTAATATAAAGCTTCTACATGATGTGCAATATGTTCCTAATTTAGCCCATAATCTGTTAAGTGTTGGCCAATTGATGAGTGGTGGTTACTCTCTTCTGTTTGATGATGGTTGTTGCACTGTTTATGATAAGAACTCAAGGCAAAATATTATCAACATTTCTATGACACAAAATAAACTGTTTCCTTTAGATATATCTGGTGTGAAGAATTGTGCTTTAGTTGCTAAAGTTAGTGGCGCTAATTTATGGCATTTACGGTATGGCCATCTGAATGTTAAAGGGCTGAAATTGTTGGGTCAAAAAAATATGATTGTTGGGTTGCCTAAAATTGATGGTCTTGATTTTTGTGAAGGGTATGTCTACGGTAAGCAAAGTAGAAACTCATTTCCTGTAAACAAGGCTTGGAGGGCTTCCAGTTGTCTTGAATTGGTGCACGatgatgtttgtgg
It includes:
- the LOC138894529 gene encoding uncharacterized protein, which translates into the protein MKTMFKSQELWDLVENEYVEPNPAPAQPDQQLRETCKKDARALFFIQSALDDENFPRIATATTSNQAWETLQQEYLGNKKVITVKLQILHREFETLAMKDKESVQEFMSRVSRIVNHMKTYGESINNEIVVSEVLRSLTKSFDHVVAAIEEFKDLSAYSFDELMSSLLAHEVRISRSYEKVDEKAFQVKGEPLYKVKSEFFCGRGRGRGGYRGRGRGSGKGRGQFGDQHQNRNNIQCRYCKKLGHIKANCWTKQRDEEKQAKFTE